A region of Chelonia mydas isolate rCheMyd1 chromosome 7, rCheMyd1.pri.v2, whole genome shotgun sequence DNA encodes the following proteins:
- the LSM3 gene encoding U6 snRNA-associated Sm-like protein LSm3, with amino-acid sequence MADEVDQQQTTNTVEEPLDLIRLSLDERIYVKMRNDRELRGRLHAYDQHLNMILGDVEETVTTIEIDEETYEEIYKSTKRNIPMLFVRGDGVVLVAPPLRVG; translated from the exons ATGGCGGACGAAGTAGACCAG CAACAAACAACAAATACTGTAGAGGAGCCACTGGATCTGATCAGACTCAGTCTAGATGAACGAATCTATGTGAAAATGAGGAATGACCGAGAACTTCGAGGTAGATTACAT GCTTATGATCAGCACTTAAATATGATTTTGGGTGATGTTGAAGAGACTGTGACAACGATAGAGATTGATGAGGAAACCTATGAAGAGATTTATAAA TCTACCAAGAGGAATATTCCAATGCTTTTTGTCAGAGGTGACGGCGTTGTGCTTGTAGCTCCCCCACTGAGGGTTGGCTGA
- the XPC gene encoding DNA repair protein complementing XP-C cells isoform X1, with product MGKKRKGSLRQETASKKLKGEPAAAATRAPQTPRQEPEDDFEEERPSMKKKLSKVPGGNKKKKGDCDTEVHSLPGRSSRQKGAKSVAKEENNITVKNKGETCRALPSPSQKETTLKRKSTIKKEMDEDDDGDGSEDEWEDVEELEDPVLDKSGTAAALPALVLPSKPVEIEIETPEQAKKRERREKRKAEFETYLRRMMKRFNKEVHEDTHKVHLLCLLANGFHRNRVCSQPDLQAIGFSIIPTHFTKVPAARIDLLYLSNLVKWFVATFTINTELSVDREGLQSTLERRFAIYAARDDEELVHIFLLILRALQLLCRLVLSLRPIPLKEPAGKGKSSCKKHSAKKPKAPSRKSSCKGAKQQETLSGSEGADKEPNTSGSKRKSKSKVIKDCQEQKESSDDESNLGEGEEEGARRPRNKCRRRVTLKVSYKEESGSDEGSVSEFEASEEEDSHFSDEDFETVSKRQKRTSGPHKARVVVENSRKARSSEPKGPKNSGGNEQLLAKAASPGSSNTPRKRNKIISSDDDGEQEVVKVTGTDQWLEIFVEREDRWVCVDCVRGIVGQPSLCFKYATKPVSYIVGIDSNGHVKDVTQRYDPAWMTSTRKCRVDPQWWEDTLEPYRSPFVEREKKEEREFLVKLQDQPLPTAIGEYKNHPLYALKRHILKYEAIYPETAAILGYCRGEAVYSRDCVHTLHSRDTWLKQARVVRIGEVPYKMVKGYSNQARKARLAEPSNREKDDLGLFGLWQTEEYQPPVAVDGRVPRNEYGNVYLFLPCMLPIGCVQLKLPNLHRVARKLDIDCVQAITGFDFHGGYSHPVTDGYIVCEEYKEVLVAAWENEQAEIEKKEKEKREKRALGNWKLLTKGLLIRERLKQRYCRKSEASGSMMEKGAGFSSDEEGEPSSKTPAEDVVVSWPLNRQVEEQRKEKKGRKSKWEKKGEVAHLFPFEKL from the exons ATGGGAAAGAAGCGCAAAGGTTCCCTGCGGCAAGAGACTGCCAGCAAGAAATTAAAGGGAGagcctgctgcagcagccaccaGGGCCCCCCAAACTCCCAGGCAAGAACCAGAGG ATGATTTTGAAGAGGAAAGGCCCAGTATGAAAAAGAAGCTCTCAAAAGTTCCTGGTGGAAATAAGAAGAAGAAAGGAGATTGTGACACTGAAGTTCATAGCCTACCAGGTAGATCTTCAAGGCAAAAAGGAGCAAAATCAGTAGCGAAGGAGGAAAATAACATAACTGTAAAAAACAAAGGGGAAACGTGCCG TGCTTTACCGAGCCCCTCTCAGAAGGAGACGACTTTGAAGAGAAAATCaactattaaaaaagaaatggatgaagatgatgatggagATGGAAGTGAGGATGAGTGGGAGGATGTGGAAG AACTCGAAGATCCTGTCCTGGATAAATCAGGAACAGCTGCTGCCCTTCCTGCGCTAGTGTTGCCCAGCAAACCAGTTGAGATAGAGATTGAAACTCCAGAGCAggcaaagaaaagagagagaag agagaaaaggaaagctGAGTTTGAGACCTATCTCCGGAGAATGATGAAACGCTTCAACAAGGAGGTTCATGAAGATACGCATAAG GTTCACCTACTATGTTTGTTAGCAAATGGTTTCCATAGGAACAGGGTCTGCAGCCAGCCAGATCTTCAGGCTATTGGCTTTTCCATCATCCCCACCCACTTCACTAAAGTGCCTGCAGCTCGTATAGACCTTCTCTACCTTTCCAACTTGGTGAAATG GTTTGTTGCAACCTTCACTATCAACACTGAACTCTCTGTTGATCGAGAGGGCCTGCAGTCCACTTTAGAGAGGCGCTTCGCCATCTATGCTGCAAGAGATGATGAAGAGTTGGTCCAT ATATTTTTACTTATTCTACGAGCATTACAGTTGCTCTGCCGGCTTGTGCTGTCTTTGCGACCCATTCCCCTGAAAGAGCCAGCGGGAAAG ggCAAGAGCTCCTGCAAGAAGCACTCTGCCAAAAAACCTAAGGCTCCATCAAGAAAAAGCTCCTGCAAAGGAGCCAAGCAACAGGAAACTCTGTCAGGGAGTGAAGGAGCTGACAAGGAACCAAACACCTCTGGGTCCAAAAGGAAAAGTAAGTCAAAGGTGATCAAGGATTGccaggaacaaaaggaatccagTGATGATGAAAgcaacctgggggagggggaagaggaaggagcacGCAGGCCCAGAAACAAATGCCGACGAAGAGTGACCTTGAAAGTGTCTTACAAAGAGGAGAGTGGAAGTGACGAGGGCAGTGTTTCTGAGTTTGAGGCTTCGGAGGAGGAAGACAGTCATTTCTCTGATGAGGATTTTGAAACTGTCTCTAAGAGGCAGAAGAGAACATCGGGGCCCCATAAAGCAAGGGTAGTAGTTGAAAATAGCAGGAAAGCCAGGTCTTCCGAACCAAAAGGGCCCAAGAATTCAGGTGGAAATGAGCAATTGCTGGCAAAAGCAGCTTCTCCAGGCTCTTCTAATACACCCAGGAAGAGGAACAAAATAATCTCTAGTGACGATgatggggagcaggaggtggtGAAAGTGACAGGCACAGATCAGTGGTTGGAAATCTTTGTTGAGCGGGAAGACAGGTGGGTGTGTGTGGACTGTGTTCGTGGCATCGTTGGCCAGCCctctctgtgttttaaatatgCCACCAAGCCAGTTTCCTATATTGTGGGAATTGACAGCAATGGGCATGTAAAGGACGTAACGCAAAGGTACGACCCAGCCTGGATGACTTCGACAAGGAAATGTCGTGTGGATCCTCAGTGGTGGGAAGACACGCTGGAACCATATAGAAGCCCCTTTGTGGAAAGAGAGAAGAAGGAAGAAAGGGAG TTTCTAGTTAAGCTTCAAGACCAACCTCTGCCGACAGCCATTGGAGAGTATAAAAATCACCCTCTTTATGCATTGAAGAGGCATATCCTGAAATATGAGGCCATCTACCCTGAGACTGCTGCTATCCTAGGATACTGCAGAGGAGAGGCGGTATATTCCAG AGACTGTGTGCACACACTGCACTCCCGGGACACCTGGCTGAAGCAAGCTCGCGTGGTGAGGATTGGGGAAGTGCCCTATAAG ATGGTGAAAGGATATTCCAACCAGGCAAGGAAAGCACGACTGGCAGAGCCTTCGAACAGGGAGAAAGACGATTTGGGGCTGTTTGGCCTGTGGCAGACGGAGGAGTACCAGCCTCCTGTGGCAGTGGATGGAAGG GTTCCCCGGAATGAATATGGAAACGTGTATCTCTTCCTGCCCTGTATGTTACCAATAGGCTGTGTGCAGCTAAAACTTCCCAATCTGCATAGAGTGGCACGGAAACTGGACATTGACTGTGTTCAAGCCATCACTGGATTTGATTTTCACGGTGGCTACTCACACCCAGT TACTGATGGCTACATAGTCTGTGAAGAATACAAAGAGGTGCTCGTCGCAGCCTGGGAGAATGAACAGGCAGAgatagaaaagaaggaaaaggag AAAAGAGAGAAGAGAGCACTGGGGAACTGGAAATTGCTGACAAAAGGACTTCTCATAAGAGAGAGACTGAAGCAACGCTACTGCAGAAAG AGTGAGGCATCCGGATCCATGATGGAGAAAGGAGCTGGATTTTCTTCTGATGAAGAAGGGGAGCCAAGTTCAAAGACTCCAGCTGAAGATGTGGTGGTTTCTTGGCCTCTGAATCGGCAAGTGGAGgaacaaagaaaagagaaaaaaggcAGAAAGAGCAAGTGGGAAAAGAAGGGAGAAGTAGCACACTTGTTCCCCTTTGAGAAGTTATGA
- the XPC gene encoding DNA repair protein complementing XP-C cells isoform X2, with amino-acid sequence MGKKRKGSLRQETASKKLKGEPAAAATRAPQTPRQEPEDDFEEERPSMKKKLSKVPGGNKKKKGDCDTEVHSLPGRSSRQKGAKSVAKEENNITVKNKGETCRALPSPSQKETTLKRKSTIKKEMDEDDDGDGSEDEWEDVEELEDPVLDKSGTAAALPALVLPSKPVEIEIETPEQAKKRERREKRKAEFETYLRRMMKRFNKEVHEDTHKVHLLCLLANGFHRNRVCSQPDLQAIGFSIIPTHFTKVPAARIDLLYLSNLVKWFVATFTINTELSVDREGLQSTLERRFAIYAARDDEELVHGKSSCKKHSAKKPKAPSRKSSCKGAKQQETLSGSEGADKEPNTSGSKRKSKSKVIKDCQEQKESSDDESNLGEGEEEGARRPRNKCRRRVTLKVSYKEESGSDEGSVSEFEASEEEDSHFSDEDFETVSKRQKRTSGPHKARVVVENSRKARSSEPKGPKNSGGNEQLLAKAASPGSSNTPRKRNKIISSDDDGEQEVVKVTGTDQWLEIFVEREDRWVCVDCVRGIVGQPSLCFKYATKPVSYIVGIDSNGHVKDVTQRYDPAWMTSTRKCRVDPQWWEDTLEPYRSPFVEREKKEEREFLVKLQDQPLPTAIGEYKNHPLYALKRHILKYEAIYPETAAILGYCRGEAVYSRDCVHTLHSRDTWLKQARVVRIGEVPYKMVKGYSNQARKARLAEPSNREKDDLGLFGLWQTEEYQPPVAVDGRVPRNEYGNVYLFLPCMLPIGCVQLKLPNLHRVARKLDIDCVQAITGFDFHGGYSHPVTDGYIVCEEYKEVLVAAWENEQAEIEKKEKEKREKRALGNWKLLTKGLLIRERLKQRYCRKSEASGSMMEKGAGFSSDEEGEPSSKTPAEDVVVSWPLNRQVEEQRKEKKGRKSKWEKKGEVAHLFPFEKL; translated from the exons ATGGGAAAGAAGCGCAAAGGTTCCCTGCGGCAAGAGACTGCCAGCAAGAAATTAAAGGGAGagcctgctgcagcagccaccaGGGCCCCCCAAACTCCCAGGCAAGAACCAGAGG ATGATTTTGAAGAGGAAAGGCCCAGTATGAAAAAGAAGCTCTCAAAAGTTCCTGGTGGAAATAAGAAGAAGAAAGGAGATTGTGACACTGAAGTTCATAGCCTACCAGGTAGATCTTCAAGGCAAAAAGGAGCAAAATCAGTAGCGAAGGAGGAAAATAACATAACTGTAAAAAACAAAGGGGAAACGTGCCG TGCTTTACCGAGCCCCTCTCAGAAGGAGACGACTTTGAAGAGAAAATCaactattaaaaaagaaatggatgaagatgatgatggagATGGAAGTGAGGATGAGTGGGAGGATGTGGAAG AACTCGAAGATCCTGTCCTGGATAAATCAGGAACAGCTGCTGCCCTTCCTGCGCTAGTGTTGCCCAGCAAACCAGTTGAGATAGAGATTGAAACTCCAGAGCAggcaaagaaaagagagagaag agagaaaaggaaagctGAGTTTGAGACCTATCTCCGGAGAATGATGAAACGCTTCAACAAGGAGGTTCATGAAGATACGCATAAG GTTCACCTACTATGTTTGTTAGCAAATGGTTTCCATAGGAACAGGGTCTGCAGCCAGCCAGATCTTCAGGCTATTGGCTTTTCCATCATCCCCACCCACTTCACTAAAGTGCCTGCAGCTCGTATAGACCTTCTCTACCTTTCCAACTTGGTGAAATG GTTTGTTGCAACCTTCACTATCAACACTGAACTCTCTGTTGATCGAGAGGGCCTGCAGTCCACTTTAGAGAGGCGCTTCGCCATCTATGCTGCAAGAGATGATGAAGAGTTGGTCCAT ggCAAGAGCTCCTGCAAGAAGCACTCTGCCAAAAAACCTAAGGCTCCATCAAGAAAAAGCTCCTGCAAAGGAGCCAAGCAACAGGAAACTCTGTCAGGGAGTGAAGGAGCTGACAAGGAACCAAACACCTCTGGGTCCAAAAGGAAAAGTAAGTCAAAGGTGATCAAGGATTGccaggaacaaaaggaatccagTGATGATGAAAgcaacctgggggagggggaagaggaaggagcacGCAGGCCCAGAAACAAATGCCGACGAAGAGTGACCTTGAAAGTGTCTTACAAAGAGGAGAGTGGAAGTGACGAGGGCAGTGTTTCTGAGTTTGAGGCTTCGGAGGAGGAAGACAGTCATTTCTCTGATGAGGATTTTGAAACTGTCTCTAAGAGGCAGAAGAGAACATCGGGGCCCCATAAAGCAAGGGTAGTAGTTGAAAATAGCAGGAAAGCCAGGTCTTCCGAACCAAAAGGGCCCAAGAATTCAGGTGGAAATGAGCAATTGCTGGCAAAAGCAGCTTCTCCAGGCTCTTCTAATACACCCAGGAAGAGGAACAAAATAATCTCTAGTGACGATgatggggagcaggaggtggtGAAAGTGACAGGCACAGATCAGTGGTTGGAAATCTTTGTTGAGCGGGAAGACAGGTGGGTGTGTGTGGACTGTGTTCGTGGCATCGTTGGCCAGCCctctctgtgttttaaatatgCCACCAAGCCAGTTTCCTATATTGTGGGAATTGACAGCAATGGGCATGTAAAGGACGTAACGCAAAGGTACGACCCAGCCTGGATGACTTCGACAAGGAAATGTCGTGTGGATCCTCAGTGGTGGGAAGACACGCTGGAACCATATAGAAGCCCCTTTGTGGAAAGAGAGAAGAAGGAAGAAAGGGAG TTTCTAGTTAAGCTTCAAGACCAACCTCTGCCGACAGCCATTGGAGAGTATAAAAATCACCCTCTTTATGCATTGAAGAGGCATATCCTGAAATATGAGGCCATCTACCCTGAGACTGCTGCTATCCTAGGATACTGCAGAGGAGAGGCGGTATATTCCAG AGACTGTGTGCACACACTGCACTCCCGGGACACCTGGCTGAAGCAAGCTCGCGTGGTGAGGATTGGGGAAGTGCCCTATAAG ATGGTGAAAGGATATTCCAACCAGGCAAGGAAAGCACGACTGGCAGAGCCTTCGAACAGGGAGAAAGACGATTTGGGGCTGTTTGGCCTGTGGCAGACGGAGGAGTACCAGCCTCCTGTGGCAGTGGATGGAAGG GTTCCCCGGAATGAATATGGAAACGTGTATCTCTTCCTGCCCTGTATGTTACCAATAGGCTGTGTGCAGCTAAAACTTCCCAATCTGCATAGAGTGGCACGGAAACTGGACATTGACTGTGTTCAAGCCATCACTGGATTTGATTTTCACGGTGGCTACTCACACCCAGT TACTGATGGCTACATAGTCTGTGAAGAATACAAAGAGGTGCTCGTCGCAGCCTGGGAGAATGAACAGGCAGAgatagaaaagaaggaaaaggag AAAAGAGAGAAGAGAGCACTGGGGAACTGGAAATTGCTGACAAAAGGACTTCTCATAAGAGAGAGACTGAAGCAACGCTACTGCAGAAAG AGTGAGGCATCCGGATCCATGATGGAGAAAGGAGCTGGATTTTCTTCTGATGAAGAAGGGGAGCCAAGTTCAAAGACTCCAGCTGAAGATGTGGTGGTTTCTTGGCCTCTGAATCGGCAAGTGGAGgaacaaagaaaagagaaaaaaggcAGAAAGAGCAAGTGGGAAAAGAAGGGAGAAGTAGCACACTTGTTCCCCTTTGAGAAGTTATGA